In the Caenorhabditis elegans chromosome X genome, one interval contains:
- the jmjd-3.3 gene encoding JmjC domain-containing protein (Confirmed by transcript evidence) — MDPAEFSTESKESSVKEKHIIVETVKNTEDSEQEEKLIAKIENEIVIEKGKTLTLPDSPSRKRKAPNDESSTFKIPKTEDPANNVEVDMKLASSESPNSNFYVAQCMAHNIHLLPENTNKETKLKILEFIKSEDEVDCSMNLVPLSSNRPDYMLTSGVRQILKNLVSAVENSKSKNTRGRKSKIQSNLTPINEKSECKIIKRKNEKTPLLLLTVPMFLDPLTTSGTEIVKKASEWLTTGRNNVYNDKKFAFQKNTKSAVRSNFFQKKGFEPLAKQKPKQSAQRAQVEVFQVEPGFDLTNLETLVTSSPICIIRGLGQAVYMDFSLFDLQNVAGLDGEQVIDVRRQRSQHSTKNIKLAHTSKGSLEAAERKWNDEERIVEKRTLAEYAVNYDMMEKIGWKCVEHAAYKNNFENQAGFVQEAVDAYMKYQLPLSPTAVNGELYDRTYPLTSFATNVDLKEEQKFQPLIQELDKLPNFLKTKGGLNEYIKESIGGVNEVQMYFKQPGSRTTCHIENQAIGSLNLNLGPGKCIWYAVASEHSAKFEQLLMKKNLWPYDSVLWPNEEELLNWGIPVMKFIQETDDTVYVGTGTYHWVQSIGFTGNVSWNIAESTFDQFAMAALVHDHNTEQSYDSVLPIIPMAWEMAKKRAFLGTEMYPLIKSILARSLAKSTFELDKAKSAGAKISNIEDASVELSHVERCQGKKCKRDVLFNTVVIKQNSRNKTEKLCVDCCHNMKGSTVIMRHTINELVTIYNEY, encoded by the exons ATGGATCCAGCTGAATTTTCCACTGAGTCAAAAGAGAGCTCTGTGAAAGAAAAACACATCATAGTGGAAACTGTCAAAAATACAGAAGACTCTGAACAGGAAGAGAAACttattgcaaaaatcgaaaatgaaattgtcaTTGAGAAAGGCAAAACACTGACACTTCCAG attcaccttcgagaaaaagaaaagcacCCAACGATGAATCGAGCACTTTCAAAATCCCCAAGACAGAAGACCCAGCAAACAATGTGGAAGTTGATATGAAACTAGCCTCTTCTGAAAGCCCAAACTCTAACTTTTACGTGGCACAGTGCATGGCTCATAATATACATCTTCTTCCGGAAAATACCAACAAAGAGACGaagttgaaaatattggaattcaTTAAATCAGAAGAT GAAGTTGACTGTTCTATGAACCTTGTTCCACTTTCATCTAATCGTCCTGACTACATGCTTACTTCTGGAGtacggcaaattttgaaaaatcttgtttCCGCCGTCGAAAACTCTAAATCCAAAAATACCAGAGGAAGGAAAAGCAAAATACAATCAAATCTCACACCCATCAACGAAAAGTCAGAATGCAAAATCATAAAAAGGAAGAACGAAAAAACTCCGTTACTTCTGTTGACCGTGCCGATGTTTCTCGATCCTCTCACCACATCAGGCACCGAAATCGTGAAAAAAGCATCTGAGTGGTTGACTACAGGTCGAAACAATGTCTATAACGACAAGAAGTTTGCCTTCCAGAAAAACACCAAATCAGCTGTGCGCTCCAATTTCTTCCAGAAGAAAGGCTTTGAGCCACTCGCCAAACAAAAGCCTAAACAATCTGCTCAAAGAGCACaagttgaagtttttcaagttgaacCTGGGTTCGATTTAACAAACCTGGAAACACTTGTCACCTCATCTCCAATCTGTATTATTCGCGGGCTTGGACAAGCAGTTTACATGGACTTCTCGCTTTTTGATCTGCAAAATGTCGCCGGTCTCGACGGAGAACAGGTGATTGATGTGAGACGTCAACGCTCACAGCACTCGACCAAAAATATAAAGTTGGCCCACACGAGTAAGGGTAGTTTGGAAGCTGCTGAAAGGAAGTGGAACGATGAAGAGAGAATAGTGGAGAAGCGAACTCTTGCTGAATATGCAGTGAACTATGATATGATGGAGAAGATCGGATGGAAAT gcgtGGAACATGCCGCATacaaaaataactttgaaaatcaagCTGGTTTTGTTCAAGAAGCAGTGGATGCTTACATGAAATATCAGTTACCACTGAGTCCAACAGCCGTTAATGGAGAACTATACGACCGAACGTATCCACTCACCTCCTTTGCTACAAATGTGGATTTGAAAGAagagcaaaaatttcagccttTAATACAA GAGCTGGAcaaactaccaaattttttgaaaaccaaaggAGGCCTCAACGAATATATTAAGGAATCAATTGGAGGGGTCAACGAGGTTCAAATGTACTTCAAACAGCCTGGCTCCCGCACAACGTGCCACATCGAAAACCAGGCAATCGGATCTCTGAACTTAAATCTTGGCCCGGGAAAATGTATCTGGTATGCAGTGGCAAGCGAACATTCCGCCAAATTCGAACAGTTACTCATGAAAAAGAATCTATGGCCATATGACTCAGTTTTATGGCCAAATGAAGAAGAGCTTCTAAACTGGGGCATCCCGGTTATGAAATTCATTCAAGAAACAGATGATACAGTCTACGTTGGCACAGGAACCTATCACTGGGTCCAATCTATTGGATTTACTGGAAATGTGTCGTGGAACATTGCAGAATCAACGTTCGATCAGTTTGCTATGGCTGCTCTGGTCCATGATCACAATACTGAACAGAGCTATGATTCTGTGCTTCCGATTATTCCAATGGCATGGGAAATGGCAAAGAAGCGGGCGTTCCTTGGAACAGAAATGTACCCACTAATCAAGTCAATTCTAGCcag atcacTTGCAAAATCAACTTTCGAGTTGGACAAAGCTAAATCCGCTGGagccaaaatttccaacatcGAAGATGCTTCGGTGGAGCTGAGCCATGTGGAACGTTGCCAGGGTAAAAAATGTAAACGGGACGTGCTCTTCAACACTGTCGTGATCAAACAAAACAGTCGAAACAAGACGGAAAAACTTTGCGTCGATTGCTGTCACAACAT GAAAGGAAGCACGGTGATCATGAGACACACGATTAACGAATTGGTGACCATTTACAATGAGTATTAA
- the jmjd-3.3 gene encoding JmjC domain-containing protein (Confirmed by transcript evidence) codes for MKYQLPLSPTAVNGELYDRTYPLTSFATNVDLKEEQKFQPLIQELDKLPNFLKTKGGLNEYIKESIGGVNEVQMYFKQPGSRTTCHIENQAIGSLNLNLGPGKCIWYAVASEHSAKFEQLLMKKNLWPYDSVLWPNEEELLNWGIPVMKFIQETDDTVYVGTGTYHWVQSIGFTGNVSWNIAESTFDQFAMAALVHDHNTEQSYDSVLPIIPMAWEMAKKRAFLGTEMYPLIKSILARSLAKSTFELDKAKSAGAKISNIEDASVELSHVERCQGKKCKRDVLFNTVVIKQNSRNKTEKLCVDCCHNMKGSTVIMRHTINELVTIYNEY; via the exons ATGAAATATCAGTTACCACTGAGTCCAACAGCCGTTAATGGAGAACTATACGACCGAACGTATCCACTCACCTCCTTTGCTACAAATGTGGATTTGAAAGAagagcaaaaatttcagccttTAATACAA GAGCTGGAcaaactaccaaattttttgaaaaccaaaggAGGCCTCAACGAATATATTAAGGAATCAATTGGAGGGGTCAACGAGGTTCAAATGTACTTCAAACAGCCTGGCTCCCGCACAACGTGCCACATCGAAAACCAGGCAATCGGATCTCTGAACTTAAATCTTGGCCCGGGAAAATGTATCTGGTATGCAGTGGCAAGCGAACATTCCGCCAAATTCGAACAGTTACTCATGAAAAAGAATCTATGGCCATATGACTCAGTTTTATGGCCAAATGAAGAAGAGCTTCTAAACTGGGGCATCCCGGTTATGAAATTCATTCAAGAAACAGATGATACAGTCTACGTTGGCACAGGAACCTATCACTGGGTCCAATCTATTGGATTTACTGGAAATGTGTCGTGGAACATTGCAGAATCAACGTTCGATCAGTTTGCTATGGCTGCTCTGGTCCATGATCACAATACTGAACAGAGCTATGATTCTGTGCTTCCGATTATTCCAATGGCATGGGAAATGGCAAAGAAGCGGGCGTTCCTTGGAACAGAAATGTACCCACTAATCAAGTCAATTCTAGCcag atcacTTGCAAAATCAACTTTCGAGTTGGACAAAGCTAAATCCGCTGGagccaaaatttccaacatcGAAGATGCTTCGGTGGAGCTGAGCCATGTGGAACGTTGCCAGGGTAAAAAATGTAAACGGGACGTGCTCTTCAACACTGTCGTGATCAAACAAAACAGTCGAAACAAGACGGAAAAACTTTGCGTCGATTGCTGTCACAACAT GAAAGGAAGCACGGTGATCATGAGACACACGATTAACGAATTGGTGACCATTTACAATGAGTATTAA